The Medicago truncatula cultivar Jemalong A17 chromosome 7, MtrunA17r5.0-ANR, whole genome shotgun sequence genome includes the window GATGGATTGAAAGATGGGTTGTGTAGATTGTCATCAAATGAGTCAAAGGTCCAACCAGTAGGGAGTAGAAAGCTccatttttcttcctcttctgtTCTCTCTTTTTCCTCTTCCCTCTTTTTGTAAACTACgaataaaatcatcattttcctatttttatttatcattttttttctatttttttcttctaataaaaTACAGATTGTTCCAACAATCACTATTGAAACTCACATACAACTGTGAGGTTTTGGATTTGAACCCAGGTGAAATGTCCTAGTTTTCAATATCGACACTATGGAATAAtctttccttaatttttttcaaatgaaataGTTAAATGAAGTTATTGTAGATCGAATCAAAGGAGTAATATTTTCAATCTACTAATATGGGTTGTTTGCCTTCTCAATCAAATGAATTCACATTCACATATGTATATGGGAATGTGGAAGAATCTACACTGTTTAGGATTCCTGCTATCATATTTCCTTTActacaaattaaaatttcattcaataCTTTTGCAGAAACTGGAAATGCCGACAACAAAACTAGAATTGAATCAATTACTTTAGTCAAGAAAAGAGAAATAGAATAGAATCaatatgatttaatgaaacacgttaatttaattcaatatatGCGTAGATTACTTCCTTTGGTCtcatttataaacaactttttactttttagattcaatAAAGAAACGATGTATATGGTCTATAATTGAGACTATATACctcatttattcaatgaacctaaataTGAAAGGTTGCTTATAATTGAGACCGATGAGAGTATAATAATTGTCACGCAAGATCTGTCCCTATTTATAACGTTTTACAACACTAAGAATTCAAGAACTACAATGGCTGCAATTGAAGAAGAGGTTCAGCTTTTGGGTGCAGTGGGAAGTCCATTTGTGATAAGGGTTCAAATTGCTCTAAAATTGAAGGGAATTGAACACAAATATGTTGAAGAAAAACTGGGCTATTTGAGTGAAACACTTCTCAATTACAATCCAGTTTACAAGATGGTTCCAGTTCTTGTTCATAATGGGAAGCCTATTTCAGAATCACGTGTGATTCTTGAGTATATTGATGAGGCTTGGAAACAAAACCCTATCTTGCCCAATGATCCTTATCAAAGAGCCTTGGACCGTTTTTGGTCTAAGTTCATTGATGACAAGGTAATCCATTTCTTATATCATAACTTATACGAATTCAAGCGTTTATAATAAGcgttaaattaagttttttatcGGTAAACTTTGTCCGATTTTATTTTCCGATCTATCTAAAGTTAATTTGTGCAATCAGTGTGTGGCTGCTGCATGGAAATCTGTTTTTATACCGGATGAGAAAGAGCGCGAGAAGGCTCGCGAAGAATTATTCGAGGCTCTGCAGTTTCTTGAGAATGAGCTGAAGGACAAGTTCTTTGGAGGAGAGGAGATTAGCTTTGTGGATATTGCTGCTTCCTTCATCACTTTATTTCAAGATGTAGCAGAGTTTCTGTTGTTCTCCGGTGACAAATTTCCGAAGCTACACAAATGGAGTCAAGAGTTTTACAACCATCCAGTCGTCAAAGAAATTATGCCGAcaaaagaacaacaacatggaTTTTTCAAAGCTCGCGCTGCAAGCATTGCTGCTGCAAACAAAGCTGCTGCATCAAAATAGATTAGTATAAGTACTTGACTGTTTTGAGTTATTGGTTGTTTGAATTTCAGTTCAAATGGAATAATACTATGTGATTTCTCATGTGTCACAAAGGTCCTGAAAGAATATTGTTGTCATTTTCGCTATTTCAATCAATGAAAGAATTGTTAACAAGTTGCATGTATGTATAAGATATATGTAATTTTcgttatttcaataaaatatggTTATGGCTATGAATCCAAATTGATCTAAGTGGTTTATAAATGAAGGGAATTGCTAACAAATTAAATGCCCTTACGGAACTTGTTAAGAAATCTAAAGAGAAAGTTTTATTTTGGTGTAgtcaaatttcaaaaacaacttagtCAAACCTTCTTTGAATCATAAACAAGTGTCTGTAAATGAATACACTTTAGTTTATAAGAAGAATATATGGTCGTTAATAAATATGGATTTTTATTTCAAGGGATGAAGTTCAAATCCTTTCCAAGACAATTGAAAAATGGTTGTTAATGTACTTCATAAGTTAACAAAATAGAATAACTAATGTAAATGCATGTGTAGGTATCGTGTCTAACACCGAATACACATTTAATCTGATGTTTGAGTACTACATATCATACATAGTGAGGCTGCCCTCACAAGTAGACATTGTAATTGACGCCTCGCTTCAAATTAGTCGATTATTGAGTCAGGCATCAaggtttcaaaaaaaagaaagttctTACAATCTAACAAAACTTATGTTATTAGATAAGTTCAGATAAGGATATTCAACATATGCACTAAGATAGTGTTTAAAAGAGTAATCTTCtattgaataatattttttttttaagaaacccatttggggttggcctagtggttggcttgggatcttggagtttgctcctccagaggtctcaggttcgattctcgaTTCTTGGAttggataccgagttttcaaaaaaaaaataatattttcttaagTTTTACAAGTGAAATTGTTAAATGCAGTTATTGTAGATCGAATcgaagaattaaaaaaatttcaatctaATAATACTGGTTGTTTGCCTTCTTAATCAAGACAACTGCAAAGAGGTGATGTAAGACCAGACATCAGCGACATGTGTTATGGAATATGAATTAAGTGTAGTCGACATAACTGGAACTCATTAATTGTGTTCACATTCATGTGTTATCATATTCcctttattatgaaaatttacaattttccgGATTCATAACTTAGCAGAAACTGGAAATAAatcttaacaacaaaaatagaatAGAATCAATGACTTTActcaaaaaagaatttaatcaatataattaaatgaaatacattaatttcattCGATATAATAATTGTCCTACTCTCTTCGATTATTACTATAAGtaaaaattcttttttcaaatttattgaataattaattctctcaacaacaaaaaaaattattgaataacTAAGGTATATGGTCTATAATATAGATCTGATACATCAATCAttcaatgaatttgaaaaacgAATCTTTACTGGTGACCTGAGCAAGTACTTGATTCGTCCCtatttataatttgttacaTCACTAAGAATTGAAGTGCTACAATGGCAACAATTGTGAAGCTTTTGGGTTCTGTGGGAAGTCCATTTGTGATAAGAGTTCAAATTGCTCTGAAATTGAAGGGTATTGAATACAAATATGTGGAAGAAAAATTAGGCCATTTGAGTGAAACACTTCTCAGATACAACCCTATTTACAAGATGGTTCCTGTTCTTGTTCACAATGAGAAGCCCGTTTCAGAGTCTCGTGTGATTCTTGAGTATATTGATGAGACTTGGAAACAAAACCCTATCTTGCCTTCTGATCCTTACAAAAGAGCCTTGGATCGCTTTTGGGCCAAGTTCCTAGATGAGAAGGTAAATCCTAGTTATTAACAGTTATAATCTCATTAGCACGACACTTTTGATGATCGAAGGTGTGTTCAGTGTCTGACAAAATATTGCCGTTGTGATGCTATTCTTGTGATATATCTTAAACCTATATATTTTGATAACGATTGAAGTAATATTTCTACGACTAACATGAACAGCCTAATGTGTGATCCATGCTAGAATTTATTTACCATGTCACTAAATGTAAACTTTGCTTATCCGGTTTTATTTTCCTATCTATCTAACTTTATTTGTGCAATCAGTGTATGGCTGCTGCAGTGAAATCTCTTTTTATCACTGATGAGAAAGAACGCGAGAAGAGTCGTAAAGAATTATTCGAGGCTCTGCAGTTTCTTGAGAATAAGCTGAATGACAAGTTCTTTGGAGGAGAAGAGATTGGTTTTGTGGATATTGCTGCTCTCTTCATCCCATTATTCCAACAAGTAGCAGAGTTGCAGTTGGTCCCTGGTGACAAATTTCCGAAGCTACACAAATGGAGTCAAGAGTTTTACAACCATCCAGTCGTCAAGGAAATTATGCCGACAAAAGAACAACAATTTGGCTATTTCAAAGCTCGCGCTGCAAGCATTGCTGCTGCAAACAATGCTGCTGCATCAAAGTAGATTATTATAGCGCGAGACTCTGAACTTGTAATGAAAT containing:
- the LOC11407375 gene encoding probable glutathione S-transferase — its product is MAAIEEEVQLLGAVGSPFVIRVQIALKLKGIEHKYVEEKLGYLSETLLNYNPVYKMVPVLVHNGKPISESRVILEYIDEAWKQNPILPNDPYQRALDRFWSKFIDDKCVAAAWKSVFIPDEKEREKAREELFEALQFLENELKDKFFGGEEISFVDIAASFITLFQDVAEFLLFSGDKFPKLHKWSQEFYNHPVVKEIMPTKEQQHGFFKARAASIAAANKAAASK
- the LOC11405846 gene encoding probable glutathione S-transferase gives rise to the protein MATIVKLLGSVGSPFVIRVQIALKLKGIEYKYVEEKLGHLSETLLRYNPIYKMVPVLVHNEKPVSESRVILEYIDETWKQNPILPSDPYKRALDRFWAKFLDEKCMAAAVKSLFITDEKEREKSRKELFEALQFLENKLNDKFFGGEEIGFVDIAALFIPLFQQVAELQLVPGDKFPKLHKWSQEFYNHPVVKEIMPTKEQQFGYFKARAASIAAANNAAASK